A single Lactuca sativa cultivar Salinas chromosome 8, Lsat_Salinas_v11, whole genome shotgun sequence DNA region contains:
- the LOC111884811 gene encoding UPF0496 protein 4 codes for MFLVEKTHLTSHFKSFTKKSSPNHKSYQLAARSFDEKVILHLKTLTPATDSSIISLSWMSKAVSFLSIVHFEAQDQISNLRSESDYYQALYMDYSLKVLDLCNLISSAIQQLTERRLLMNLGLRIINSPGQILSPEKLKKAKDALIRSVSHTQEISKEKGQRAKTLIEELTFAINSLPLGKTSNAKDLIRRTLHGLGVLTVFVAGVLVSVLYGESDAVEVRVPAEFLWAELVNGVQTQIYELIKPKQVSIGAEKKGWLLELEDTAKQVVAVCDVLDEVVSDGDEKHRGRLENDVKEMGNAAAKFSDVVNVLTNGIDDLFSSVLKTRNGVLDGVRKGTW; via the coding sequence ATGTTTCTCGTCGAGAAAACTCATTTAACTTCCCATTTTAAATCATTCACCAAGAAATCCTCGCCTAACCACAAAAGCTACCAATTAGCTGCTCGATCCTTCGATGAAAAGGTAATTCTCCATCTGAAAACACTAACCCCGGCCACTGATTCATCCATTATCAGCTTATCTTGGATGTCGAAGGCCGTTTCATTTCTGTCGATTGTTCATTTCGAAGCGCAAGATCAGATTTCGAATTTGAGATCTGAATCGGATTATTATCAAGCTTTGTATATGGATTACAGTCTAAAGGTACTGGATCTGTGTAATTTGATTTCGTCAGCGATTCAGCAATTAACTGAGCGACGACTTCTGATGAATCTCGGTCTTAGGATAATAAACTCCCCGGGTCAGATCCTGTCCCCTGAAAAACTGAAAAAGGCGAAGGATGCTCTGATCAGATCCGTTAGCCACACACAAGAAATTTCAAAGGAGAAAGGCCAACGCGCGAAGACCTTGATAGAAGAACTGACTTTCGCCATTAACAGCTTGCCGCTTGGTAAGACAAGTAACGCAAAAGATCTGATCCGGCGAACGTTACACGGACTTGGAGTCTTAACCGTCTTTGTAGCCGGCGTTTTGGTTTCCGTTCTGTACGGAGAGTCCGATGCGGTTGAAGTCCGAGTTCCGGCGGAGTTCCTATGGGCGGAATTGGTCAACGGCGTGCAGACGCAAATCTACGAACTGATAAAGCCAAAGCAAGTCTCCATTGGAGCAGAGAAAAAAGGGTGGTTGTTGGAGCTTGAAGATACGGCAAAGCAAGTGGTAGCTGTATGCGATGTCCTCGACGAAGTTGTCTCCGACGGCGACGAGAAACACCGTGGTCGATTGGAGAATGACGTTAAAGAGATGGGAAACGCTGCGGCGAAATTCTCCGACGTTGTAAATGTGTTGACTAACGGAATTGACGATTTATTTAGTAGTGTGTTGAAAACGCGTAACGGTGTATTAGACGGCGTGAGGAAGGGTACATGGTAG